GATAAAAGAACTCAAGtcccacagaaaacacaatttaacaaaCCAGTTGACTTGTCGGTAACAGACAGTAAGATACCTTCAGTAGCAGCTGATatttggtgatcctctgaacAGGCTTCAGCAGATAAGAATCTAAACCCAGTTTATGTTCCAGCTTTTTCTGACACTCCTGAggcaacaaaacagaaaagaattatgttaaataaaacacacagatggacaTAAAGCTCAAGAGCAAATTATCCATCGGTCTGTTCACCTGGAAGAAGGCGCAGTCTGAGCACTGCCTCCAGAGGCTTTCAGAGCGAGGCTTATTGTGACAGTACTTCTCATAGATCTGCAGGTCTGTCATCTGAGGAAGGAAGTGCAAATGATTTGTGATCAGGAAAACCCCATCAGCAGCACTACTGTATTCACATCTGTGCTGAAAATCTCAAAATTCACTCACCCTCTGTAGAAAACACCTTCCAACCAACTCTGGGCAGTCGGTGTACAACTCCAGCTCTCTCAGAAACGTCCtggaaacaacaaaatcatGACAGAGAAAGTATGAGGAAGAGCGAGACAAAAGATAAAGAAGAAGATTGATTGAAATGCTGTTcctgcaaaatgtcacagtcacagcgtAGGTATCATCAATGACAGCCAGATGGCGCTCACTCACCTCTTGTGGAAGTGGTAAATTTCAGGCATGTTGCCAAACAGAATCTCCTTTTTGTTCTGCAGAGGAGCAGGGATGAGGTGAGACACTGCTGGATTATCCATCTCAGAGGCATAACCCTGTGAGAAACACACAATCGCAAACATGAAATTTCAGGCACAGGTATAAGACTAACAGAATATGAATCCCTCTGTGGAGTGAATAAACACCTGCAATACACAGAGCAGCTCCTCTACATAGGCTCTCTCAGTTTCCAGCAGCTCGTTCATCACGTGCCTGTAGACAGGGAGGATAGAGAGTGAGGCAGGCACAGAGGCAAAAAGAAGAGGGATCAAATAAAGGATTTGGTGGATTCAGAAAAAATAGATGCACAGCCCTATAGATAATGAGATAACTTTTCACACAGTCCATCTGCCGTGTAATTTGATTACAGATGAAAGAGCGGCAGCTGATCCCCTCACCTCCTGAGCACTGCCaggttctcctcctcctctgacagagAAGCATGTCTGCTGTTATTGTCTCCATTCTGCAGTTGGCCTTTTccctgagggggaaaaaaaaacacaacaacataggATCAGCATGATAAGCAACAGACAATACAAACCTAACAGAACAAGTGGACAGACAGTGCGCAGACACGAACTCACTTTCTCACAGTTGGTCCCAGAGTCCGACTCTGAGCAGTGTTTCTCCTGCtgagctctgtgtgctgtggaTGAGAAAACAGAGTCATCATTTTTAGGTTATTAAAAGCATCAGTCCAATGCAATAGTTGAAGCATTgcacatatatttacatacgtatatataattacatattgTAATTCTGAAGATCATCTGAGTGATACATTTCTTGTACAGATACAAGAAatgttttggctttttattttattggaaaTCACCGACCCATAATAAAGTAAGTATAAATTGTGATCATTATAATGGTGCATCTGTACCAGACAATATACTGTTTATTTCTCATGttgtcactgtctgtgttttcacacatgGATAAATAATGCTGCAAACATCTTGGGATTTTGCATTtgttatgaaaaaaatgttttaaatgatatgGTTTTAGAGATTTAATAGTCTTAACATattcattgttttatattacaaaatataaaataaaagctttgtcCTGCTATGCATAAGCTAAAAGCAATAGCAAGAATTTTCAACCTTATATGCAAAGAATTTCATGATGAAACAGCCAGTAGAAtaaagcatttttcatttcttgttaGAGAAATCTCTAATGTTTCTGAATTCACAAGTCGACCTACCTATTGTTCATTTACAATTTCTAGGTTATTTGTGTCTACAATGAAAATTTCTACAGTATATGCTATAAGTGAGATAACGTGAAATATATGTATAGGGTTACACATAGTGCAAATAGCAATGTGGTCATGCAAAGAATAAAGAACATAAAATCCTTCTGAAAAgactttacacagtgtagaatAAATGGCTCATGTGTGGCTGTGTGGAAACTGACCAGGTGAGCTGAGAGGGGATTTGATGAAGGCCTCTGGTCTGGGGGCTACCGGCTGCACCGGCCTGGTTTGTTTGGCTGCTAGCTTCTTCAGGCTGACCCTCCTCTTGTCAAACATCTCCTGCATAGATACCTGCTTCTGGAAAATCTTCTCCACTTGGTCctgacacacaggaagtcatCAGAGCAGTGTCAGTACATCatcatattaatatttgatgCTTGTTTAAGTAACTAAGTGATCATTTGTTTAGTATATTAGAATCAATAAACCAGTGCCACAATCAGTGGAGACCTGATACCATACTGATGTTAGACAGATGTGCACAATAACAGTGTTCAATGGACAATGGTCATATCTATTTACAATAACTGCATCAAGTTGTTACTATCTATTTAAAAGTGACAGAGTGATGTTTAAAAAGTGCAACATACGTTTTCTTTGGTTGGTCCTCTTACCTTGAACTGCTGGTTGAGCACAGCCTCATATTCTTTCCAGATGGTGCTGAGGTCTGTCAGCTGGTTCTGGCCTGCGTTATCCAGATAACgctccagctcctgcagggCTAACTCAGCCCCCTCGTGTGACTGACACTTGTCTACTGGCTGAGATGCCAGCAGGTATATGCCGTCATCAACCCATTTAGAAGCCTGGAGATGACAGAAGGTGGGGTCAGAAACAAGACAAGGAAACTCCACTaggagtgtctgtgtgttgtcttCTCACCCTCTCCAAACATTGATGTAGCTCCATGGCTTTGAGAAGATGGTCCTTCTTGGCCCTCAGGCTGCTGCTCACGCTCTCGCTGACCGCTCTGAGCTCGTTGCATTTGGGCTGAATGGAGTCTTCAGCATAGTGCGAGTTCTGGATGAGTTCATCACCCTCACGAGACAAGGCCAAGGCTCTGTCCATCACCTCCTGTGGAGCAGTATGGCGTGACAGTAATTACCTCTGCAAGGGTGCTTTCACCAGTCCTCTAGCAAACTTCATCTGATTTTAACCAAATCTGCTACACATCCTGATGAGCCTGAAATCTGGAATCTCCTCTTTACATATTCTCTACATTTTTCCTATATTGGCTATGAATTTTTGTGATCATAAATTCCAAATATTTTTGAGTCCACTGTGCAATTGTGACCAAATTTTTAGGAAACTATGAACATAAACTGCTACATTTTATGGGATTTTACCCAAAGACACTGCTATTTagaaatgaaatttttttgcacTATCAATTCTTGTGCAAAGCCCTAATATTCCCAAAAAGATCACTTTCCTCTTAGTTCCTCTATGAGAATAAAGGCCATCATCAACATGCTTCACATGTATATTTTGATTCAGATCCAGATTAGAATGAAACCATTTAAAAGATTATGCAAATtatctaaatttaaatttagatgACTGTGCAGCCTTGGCAGAGCATTACACTCAGCTTTGTTAATTAAACTGCTCATTCACACCTTATTCAGGAAGCTACTATATAGACACTGTCATATGCACGGTATTATGAATATGATTGTGATGACAAAATGATATATGATGacaaattataacaaaatgtaaaatggtaTTACAAGCtaaatttctatttattttccaACCTCCTGATGACAAAAAGTCTACCTGTCAGGATTATTGGAGTGACATTAGATGATTTgtaacagagacacaaacagaactgTGCATTCAACaaaccaaaatattattcagCTATTCATGCTATGGTTGGACAAAGCTTTGATTGTGAGGGGTCAGGTATTACTTACACAGACTCTCTCCTCATAGGTGGTGAGTTCACAGAAGATATGTTCAGCGTGGGCTGGGCTGATCCCAACCTCAGAGAAGGTTGCAAGTTTCTCAGACACCTGATCCAGCAGAGCcctcacctgcagcagaaacaccTCAGTCAGTTTTCAGGTTTGAACAGGGATCATGTTGACTGAGATCTAGTACGGAGGCTCACCTCTCTGTAGTTGTGCTCAAAGTGGCGCAGTTGGAGACACTGCTCCAGTTTGGTGTGATGCCTCACCCAGAACTCATCGAAAGCCCTTTCTGTCTCATCCAGCTGAGACAGCAGtctgacagaggagcagagaaagagatgggaacagtaagagacagagatggagatagACTGTAAAAAAGCAGGCAGTTGAGTagagaaaaaaatgcagtgGGGGAGAATGAATAAAGTACAAAATGCACTACAAATGCTGACTGAGGTATTTGGatatttttcctgtgtttatgtgtgtgcatgctatGTAAAGCTAATGCCTGTTGACAAGGGAATCAGTGCCTTTAGTGCTGCTCAAAATACTGGCTGACCTCAAAGCACACTGCCTTGGCAAGTGTTACTAAAACTATACTGACGGTAGGAGATGAGACGCCACGAACAAATTACCTGCCATCAAATAACTCCAAAGTCTCCTGGCTTTACTCTTTGTTAAATCAGATACACCACTGACAGTCTGTATAACAATAGTGGCACTATATTTTTAGTCCAACTAACATATTATCAAGTCACTGCAgtgttgaaaactgttgacctaaaaacactgacttttcCTCATCAACAGCGAAAGAAACTCACAGCACTAATTTGTATGAAATGGAGACAAGAAAAGAACAGCCATCCTGCAGCACTACGAGCTCTTGTGGTTCTAACCTTTGCACTGTAGCTAGGTTCTCTAGTTCATCCTGGTTCATGTTGTGGTCAGGGTCTCGTACTACAGGCTCATTGATGCTCTCCAACAGCCTGCTACCCTGACCCAGAGCCACCATCAGATCCTCCTACAGACACACCGAGACAGATTGAGGATAATCCAAACAGATAAATGATGTATTGTATGTAGAAATATACAGAGAAGCAAAGCAAAggtgtgtatgtatatgaatAGTTaccttcattttttctttcttgttggtgtgtgtgctgagcaGGATGGTTGTGGCCTTGATTTCATTTGGGAGTTCAGTTTCAGCCAGCTCAGTCCCAAATGACTGCAGGATCTGTGCCGTTTTCTTTACCATCAGCGCAAAGCCTTCAATAGCCTGACGTATACAAGACACAACAGAGACTGTCTACATGCATGTTTGTGATGAGTCAAGAAAATGTGCAGTGCCTTCATTTTTTAGATTCAGGTGCTGCAGTATGATGCTGATGTAGTGAGACATGAGGGTATTTTTCATTGACTGAATATTTTGTTTCAGCATCTTTGgtcatttttctgattttacCGAAGTGAAGATTTTTATGGAGGGTTTCCACCCTGAAGtagaaacatgttttgttcaATCAACTTTCATCTTGTCTATCTCTCATCTATCTTGGCCTGAGCTTCTTAAATCTGACGAAGTCTCTTTGTCTcctgtttatttcattgttatttgtATTTCTCACCTTTTACGTGCActcatttcactgtgtgtattattttatttttaaggcTCCTtgtaatgactgtgtgtatTTTGCCCATGCTAGTAATTCAGTGTAGGGTGgtgtgtactgtacagtgtACATACAGTGCGGTGAGAGATCCACTTCTCGTGACAGTACTCCTGTGTTCCCCCGAGTTCCTGGGTCAGCTGGGTGCGGTCGATGTAGGAGTGCAGCTCAGTTATAGAGCTCAGCATgatcacctgagacagaaacacactcttACCTATATGTCATCTGATTATAAATAAGATCAAATGTCAATATTAATCATTGTGtgatatatatacacaatgtTTCCACAAGTGGGAGAGTGACTCCACTCACCGGCACCTTCATCTTGAACTCATCCTTGTTGAACTTGAAGAGGATGTCGGACAGTGTGCGCTGCAGGAGGGTGGTGGGCCTCAGAACCAGGACCAGCTGGAGGTTCCCTGGGAAGGAGCCCTGAAATTAGGGAGTAGATGGAGACTGTCACCGATGTAACAAAGCAGAAGGGATCCTCCTCCACTGTGAGTCAATTATACATCACACTTCAGCCAGACGTGTCCTGTTCTTTTTTGCTGACAGCCAGCACTTCCTCTATATTATTCCCTCCTTTTGTCTCTGCATCTGTCTCCCACATGAAAACTCTCACTCAAACACATTCGAACATGCACATGGAGTGTGTGGAGTACAAGCGAATAGGGAAGGTAGTGGGGGATGCGGGGGATCCTGTGGCAGGGACATTAATCTTCATGTCCCCAAGATGCCTTTGCATGAATAACAAGGCAGAAAGAACCAGCACCAGCTCATAGATATGCACAGGCATGATTACAGTCTACCCAGCTGGCATTGTTAGGATTTAAATTAACATAGTTTTGATGCATTTGTTAATACAGAATGATGCACAGGGTAAacgttttacttttttaaagcCCTAAGAGGCAAATTtatgatttgtgattttgggctGTATAAATTAAATAGTCATCTCTAACAAGCATACTCAGCATAAAGCAAAGAATCACTTGGCTTTACTAGACACTTTGGAACATCCATATGAATCCCCTTTTCCTCATTTCTCATGCTATGTATCCACCATACATTCAACTCAGCcaacagaacaaataaaacGCCAATTTAAATGTCCGGATTGACACCGACAGACTAAGTACTGCTGTGAAAGCACTTGGATGATGGTTGAGGGTGGACACGGATCTCCCCGCCTGAGGCAATGCAActattaaagcagctttaattaGCTAATGACCTAAACCGATGCTTTGCCTGATTAGCTGTCCTCCCCAAGTGAGTTGAAGAATGCTGTtctcagcaaaaataaaaatgaacactgtTAATAAAAAAAGGCTTAAGATCTGCACCGTTAATGGAATTATTAAATCAATTCAGTGTTAGTCCTTGCTGACCCGGTGGAAAGAGAATAATTGTGTTGAAAATGGTCACTCACCATATGGGTTTTTTTGCCTCCACTATTttctctggggaaaaaaaagggaatataaGGCCTGTAGCAGCATTGTCTGTGtcagaccaaaacacacctgacGTAGCAATACTAGCACCACACGGGTGGGATTATTTAGTCTTCTTTAAAGATTAAACTAAATATTCACGCccactgatttgttttgtgtagGAAAGAATGGGTTTAGGGGTAAAGGCCCCAGACAGGGTAGAGAAGTAGGAAAGTAGTGAAAGAGACTAATTCACtgctgattttgattttttcatgCGATTTGttagcaacaaaaacaatacagaatatctatgtataatgtatattgTAACCATTCAACCATGCTGCTCAGATCTGTCATTACTGGCAGTTGTGGTCACGGTCTACATGTTCTTTGTCACTGTCAGACTGAGATGAACgtgcacgcacgcgcgcgcgcgcgcgcgcgcacacacacacacacacacacacacacacacacacacacgaagaagAGCCAGATAAATGAAGGAGAGGGGGGTATGCTTTAGGGACCAACACTGTAGACTTCATTAGGATCAGCCTGTAAACACACATCGTGTCTGTCATCAGATCAAACTCAGCCATGCACAGCAACGGGTAGCTTTCCATGAAACACACTGACCCACATTCACACAAGCACATGTGTACACAAGTGTGCTCATATACATAGACACAACAAGACAAAGAGATCCACTCAACAGCAGAGACGTTCTCACTCAGATCCACACACATGTACCCACCGACTAAATAACCCAAATACATCAGTGTGCTTTGAATATGATTGAATATAGACCATGAGCTAGTCTCCACTGTACACAGATAACAGCAGCTTAGAAAGTCCAGTTTCCATCATGATGTATTTAGCAGGCTGGCTGAATCACCCCAAACAGGACATTATTGCAGGGATGACTGAATGCCCCCTATTACCAGCCTGTCAGCCCGTAAAAGTCCCCcttgtgggattaataaagctTGATTTAATTCGAAATGAATGAGTGGGTCTCTCATGTCTCTGGAGACAGTGGGTGGTGATATTCATCTCTCATTCTCACAGACGTTTCATCTTTTCGTGTAGCCCTCTgtgttgatttattatttttctgccaGTAATGATACACCTGTGAGGATCTGTCCAAAACAAGTATTAAATGActtcaacatttttattctatacaatatttctgaaaaattcaaatgttcAACAATATAAATTGACAACAATAAACATGTCTTCACTACACTGGCAGGGAATATAATGGTGGCATTGCAATGAGTGAAGCTGGTAAAGCTGTTAAAAACTGGGTGCTAGTCAACTGTCCATTGTTTTATCCCCAAAAATATGCTAAGAGATTATATGATGGGggtgattctctctctctctctcacacacacacaaagatatagATACGCTCATTGTCCAAAGGAAAGGACTGAAACAGTGAGAAGGACCAGAAGGTGgaaattaaatgattagttCTGATGCTCAACAGCTAGATTCCTCTTATTCAGCAACATGGTGACATGTCACATGGTTAGATGAAccattaaaatagaaaataaatgatgcaCTAAATGGAAGAGAGACAACATGTAGCAAAAATATGCAGCAGCTCAacacagtacaaaaaaaaaaaaaaaaaaaagactcaaattTAGGAGGCTAATAGGATAGATCGTAAAATAGGCTGAGAATTAGGTGTCCATTAATTTTTCTGACTCATCTAAAGTAATTAAgttaaggcttttttttttttttttttttcttcaaaaaatgtgttattaatAAATCAACTTGAAGAGATGAGtgatatttaaatgaatgagtggaaaaaaaaaaaaaaagtcatctccttctgtcttttctggtatgtgactgtttattttGCCCCGTAGCTATGGAAACACATGGCACGCTGTGATGGTGATGGGACAGAGTTCAAGGGTGGTGTTGGCTCATATCAACCCCCcaaggtggtggtgatgatatTAGTGGTGTAGCTGCGAAAAAGAGACAGGGATGCTCCAACACCTCTCTGTGGCCTGACAAACCTGCTCCCCCCATGGGTGAGGGTGCAAGGCCAGTGCCGCTCAAACCCTGGTCCTCTCTCTCGCATAGacgcacagacacaaagacacttaCAATGCACGCAGGAAGAAAGTGCATGGTCACATCTGCAGACACAAAGGCAAACTTACTGCAATACGGAGCAGGGTCCCCTTAACAGCCGCCCATTTGTCTTGCCGGCGATCAATGACCAGGATGAAACCCACGCCTGTCGACGACAAGCTGGAACACACAGAGGCAGCATGTTTAACACAAATGACACACTGGTCCGTTTGACCCACAGAGATAGTTCAGGGGTCAGCACCAAAGTGAACGGCAAGATGAGATCATATAAACTGACTAAACTTTAACCAAATAGCCacttttaaagacagaaaagtagTTAGCCcacaaaaaacataacagtaatgaagaaaagacaaaacatgaaaacatgcgGTGAAGAAGCCGGGTGCTTGTTTACAGCTCACTGTTTTGTTATGCTGCTCTTTATCTTCTTAGACAGCTGGTGCAGTCCATAAAAGGAGATGCTGTGAAGCACCTCCAGATTTCTTGGCCATCAGCCTTTAGCCCCCTGTACTCTCTCTGCGCACCCCCTTCCCCTTCCCCCTGCCGTCGCTCTGGTcccagaagagaggagggggctATACATCAACAATCACATGTGCAGCTCACCAGCAGAATCCCCTGTGCTTACCTGAAAACATGATGCACCTACAGCATAGGTGACACATGCGCACCTTAGCACTGTCAGTATCTTTCTTGCAGAAACATGCCAGTGATCTTCAAGTATTTACTTTCATGTCCTCCATTTTACAACTATCAACTGCACAAACAGGGTGGCAGCAGATTAAAAGGGGCACTCCTTAcgacaaaaaagacaaataaaaaacacaggagaTGAGTAGATCCCAGCGTGTGCTGTGTTGTTTGAAGGGGGAGGGAGACGAATGCCTCAGACCATCACAGAATCCAGCCCCTGCATCCCCTGTGCGGCATCTGTAAGCTGTCCAATGAGACACTGGGAGCTGCTGGGACACAAGCCAATCACAAGATGGCTGCAGAATGATGAGCAGCTCTAGTAGCTAATCAGTGGATCCTTATAGAGGTGGGGCAGGAGCAGGCTCAAAGAGGATGGCACTATAAGCATGAGGGTTTCAGTTATTAGGAAACTACAGAATGTTTATCACTGTCTGCCTCTCTACTTTAtactctctctcactgtaacATTTATATTCATGATGGCTCTTCTCATCCTTTCTTCCTGTACTTTCCCTCCCCTTTCATCTTTTCCTATTCTCTTCCTCCATCATCCCCACCTCTCAGCTCTGCGTACAATCACCTACACAGACTCTCACAGCCACTCAGGCTTTCAAAGCACAATCTGCTTTACATCTCAGccgcagaggaggagggaggggagtggGACAAGTGCTTTTCTGCCTCTGAGACATTTATGGCTGCTGAGATGAGAGGGTGGTTTATGGTGAACATACAGCAGCACAGGTAAAGGAAGAACATCAGAAGAGCCTGATGAAATGGGCCTCTGCAGCTGCTACTAAACCACAATGACCCAAACTGCGTGTCAGCTGACACGAccctatttattttttcaataataCATGTCATGGTATATTCACATATGTTTGTTATCTGTTCTGTTTCTTATTGTTGTATTGGGGCAGAGGGTGTAAACTAGCTTTTGAGCTCACCAACATTTACTCTGCACTTTTCACAATTTGAAAACATCCTGTTCCCCTACAAATAAACAGTGTATGTGATCAGCATTTAGACTAATTCAGTACTTATACTGCATCAAAACACAGTTCAAGGAACGACTTCTAATCTTGTTTTACAAAGAATTttgaatttataaaaatgtaaatggacACATTATAATTATCATACTGTGTTGTAAACATACATCAAAATTCATAGAAATTGCCTGGTGATGTTGTGGCTGCACACGTGTGTGACGAGAGTCCTAATAATAATTGGATTGCTCAGGTCAAAGTGAGTAGGAGCACCGCAAGCTGTGAGTTGAGCTGTGAAAAAGCTCTGCCTAATGGCAAAGCAGTGATGAAGGAACTTTGCTGCATGAATGCATATGCAGACATAGCAATACACACACTGCTAtacccctcctccttcttgaGTACTGAGCATAGCAGGCAAAGTGACTGTTTGAATACAAGGGCACTggtatattaaattaaaaacagattagaTAACCATGAGCGAAGAAAGCATTACAAATATGTGAATGCACATATGCAGAGCCAAGGagagataaaatgaaataaggaACATCATCTGTGCAAGGACACAGTAATTAGTTCATTTACTGTGTTTGCAGATGCAAAGCCTGATGTAAATCAATTAGGATCCAGAAaatcaaacaagacaaaaatgaaTTCAATATTCAACACATCCAAACTTTAGCTGtagtaaaaatgacatttatggTTGATATATAATGTGATTACAAGCATGCATGTTTGGTATGATAGAATTAACATTTGAAATCATGCATGCAATTAATATTGATCCgaatgtattcatttaaaaaaatagcaACAGCTGTTCAAGGTCGTAATACACAGATGCAGCATATTTGCCCCTGGTTGAAGAATATATATATGCCCTATCGGGGGTGTTGGTCCCTCAGGTAGCTCCAGacatctgtttctgtgttcacAACAGCTTCTGTGGATGACCCCCCTTCAGATGACCGGTAACCTCTACACACCACAGAGGAGGTGAATTTAGACActtaaaaatagatgaaaattGTATTTGCCTGTTGGCTGCTTTTCAGCTTGGATTTGGGGGGAGAAAATGATTCTCGTGGCTCAGAAGTTGAACAGTAATTCAGTGTACACATGAAAAGTTAAATCCTGATGGATATAATAAAGTCTTGGTCATGCTAAAATCAGAAGGAATAATTTAAGCAACATGAGATCAGCTAAACAGACATAAAGgcctttaaacacaaacacatgcactgtGTGCTGTAATACAGATGCATGTCTGTGcaattcaacacacacacacacacacacacacacacacacacacacacactctcaactACCTCAGAACACGCTGCACAGCTGTCTGTATGCATTATTCAGATTCAAACAGTCAGAATTGCTGCAGTTTCTATTTTTGCAAACTACTCAAGGCAAGATGAAGGAAGGGcatgacagacaggaggaaggGCTAAATCAAGAAAGTTAAAATTGTgaggaaaagatgaaaatgaacaggaaaAGGGGACAGGAGATTGTTTTCTGGGGGGATATTTTGAGGAAAGGGTGGTCTTCTATCTTCTCCCCTCCCCCCTTGTGTCATCTGGTCTACCCATGTGTACAAAGACAATCTGCAGAAGACTGATAAAGACCCTGGATTATGACTTGGCCATCTTATTAATAATACAGAAATCACAACCTTTTACAGATATCTGTGCAAGGAACAGGCCGTCTCATCCACTGAGCAAAGCCTCTGCACGTCTTTATGAAGTGAAGCTGTGTTTAAGTATCCACTGCCACCTACAGGCATACTTCATACACAACGGTATATTCacaaactgtagtttttatccATATACTTCATACTATCCTTCCTTCATCCACACATTTTCAATTCGCTTGacttgcatgtctttggactgtggaaGAAAACCCAAGATGATGCAACACCACACAGAAAAACCTCAGTCATGTTTAAACTCGTAGCCGCGCCATCTTCCTCATAAGACTGTAGCATCAAGAGAGAGATTAAACAAGTTGTTGGTGACACCAGGAGAGTTTATAGTGTGAAAAAAGCAAGTGATGTTTAACAAAGAGGGGTATGAAATAAGATGAGGAGAAAGTGATGTGTGGATATAAGCAGCAATCtcagatttgtgtgtttgcatatgaaAATCAGCTCAGTGAGGGACTTTACCTGGGAACACTAGTCAAATAGGTCAGCACGTTGTGAAACTCTCTGTCGGTGATCTCTCCAAATGCAGGGAACTCTGGGAACACAATGATAGGGCTGCCATTGTCTCCTCTCCCCCCTAgagaatgaacaaaaaaaaaaaaaagagaaacaccGATACTGATACTTTCCACATGAATATATAGGACTTATGCAAGAATGCTTTGTGCGTATCGCCTTGGGTATAAtcaaagcaaagacaaaacCATTGAAACTCATCATAGCTTCCATTGTTT
This genomic interval from Seriola aureovittata isolate HTS-2021-v1 ecotype China chromosome 11, ASM2101889v1, whole genome shotgun sequence contains the following:
- the mcf2lb gene encoding guanine nucleotide exchange factor DBS isoform X14; the protein is MKVPVIMLSSITELHSYIDRTQLTQELGGTQEYCHEKWISHRTAIEGFALMVKKTAQILQSFGTELAETELPNEIKATTILLSTHTNKKEKMKEDLMVALGQGSRLLESINEPVVRDPDHNMNQDELENLATVQRLLSQLDETERAFDEFWVRHHTKLEQCLQLRHFEHNYREVRALLDQVSEKLATFSEVGISPAHAEHIFCELTTYEERVCEVMDRALALSREGDELIQNSHYAEDSIQPKCNELRAVSESVSSSLRAKKDHLLKAMELHQCLERASKWVDDGIYLLASQPVDKCQSHEGAELALQELERYLDNAGQNQLTDLSTIWKEYEAVLNQQFKDQVEKIFQKQVSMQEMFDKRRVSLKKLAAKQTRPVQPVAPRPEAFIKSPLSSPAHRAQQEKHCSESDSGTNCEKGKGQLQNGDNNSRHASLSEEEENLAVLRRHVMNELLETERAYVEELLCVLQGYASEMDNPAVSHLIPAPLQNKKEILFGNMPEIYHFHKRTFLRELELYTDCPELVGRCFLQRMTDLQIYEKYCHNKPRSESLWRQCSDCAFFQECQKKLEHKLGLDSYLLKPVQRITKYQLLLKEMLKYSKGREGAADLQEALTSILGILKAVNDSMHLIAITGYEGNLSELGKLLMQGSFSVWTEHKKGHAKVKDLARFKPMQRHLFLHEKALLFCKRREENGEGYEKAPSYSFKQSLSMSAVGITENAKGDNKKFEIWCNSREEVYIVQAPTTEVKTTWVNEIRKVLTTQLEACRGTEREASQQRAPDQVFQFPPVPSATVSLSPFKTGQKSFKKGEEKKAEPCSPDVNSSSSPKPTGKDEAVTSPTSDRAAVAKKRFTLQGFSNLKAQKGSPTSPDHKTKRQSDPTPFGFKDAGPPPLHLSRARWFSTSSLLQTKWRGWNKASLSLDASEEHDGYSSAEEPLNSDPEDENGKKLCAGKYTVIADYEKGNAQELSVKNGDIVQLVKEGDDGQWFVRNLSTSKEGWIAAANLITLIGKSKSCQSLTSSEGSGSGNLSTSSSCSETYTSFSDIKP
- the mcf2lb gene encoding guanine nucleotide exchange factor DBS isoform X10, which codes for MHHRTDEIMQLDSSPLRAADITPDLKKQFAFLSGGRGDNGSPIIVFPEFPAFGEITDREFHNVLTYLTSVPSLSSTGVGFILVIDRRQDKWAAVKGTLLRIAGSFPGNLQLVLVLRPTTLLQRTLSDILFKFNKDEFKMKVPVIMLSSITELHSYIDRTQLTQELGGTQEYCHEKWISHRTAIEGFALMVKKTAQILQSFGTELAETELPNEIKATTILLSTHTNKKEKMKEDLMVALGQGSRLLESINEPVVRDPDHNMNQDELENLATVQRLLSQLDETERAFDEFWVRHHTKLEQCLQLRHFEHNYREVRALLDQVSEKLATFSEVGISPAHAEHIFCELTTYEERVCEVMDRALALSREGDELIQNSHYAEDSIQPKCNELRAVSESVSSSLRAKKDHLLKAMELHQCLERASKWVDDGIYLLASQPVDKCQSHEGAELALQELERYLDNAGQNQLTDLSTIWKEYEAVLNQQFKDQVEKIFQKQVSMQEMFDKRRVSLKKLAAKQTRPVQPVAPRPEAFIKSPLSSPAHRAQQEKHCSESDSGTNCEKGKGQLQNGDNNSRHASLSEEEENLAVLRRHVMNELLETERAYVEELLCVLQGYASEMDNPAVSHLIPAPLQNKKEILFGNMPEIYHFHKRTFLRELELYTDCPELVGRCFLQRMTDLQIYEKYCHNKPRSESLWRQCSDCAFFQECQKKLEHKLGLDSYLLKPVQRITKYQLLLKEMLKYSKGREGAADLQEALTSILGILKAVNDSMHLIAITGYEGNLSELGKLLMQGSFSVWTEHKKGHAKVKDLARFKPMQRHLFLHEKALLFCKRREENGEGYEKAPSYSFKQSLSMSAVGITENAKGDNKKFEIWCNSREEVYIVQAPTTEVKTTWVNEIRKVLTTQLEACRGTEREASQQRAPDQVFQFPPVPSATVSLSPFKTGQKSFKKGEEKKAEPCSPDVNSSSSPKPTGKDEAVTSPTSDRAAVAKKRFTLQGFSNLKAQKGSPTSPDHKTKRQSDPTPFGFKDAGPPPLHLSRARWFSTSSLLQTKWRGWNKASLSLDASEEHDGYSSAEEPLNSDPEDENGKKLCAGKYTVIADYEKGNAQELSVKNGDIVQLVKEGDDGQWFVRNLSTSKEGWIAAANLITLIGKSKSCQSLTSSEGSGSGNLSTSSSCSETYTSFSDIKP